Proteins encoded together in one Candidatus Paceibacterota bacterium window:
- a CDS encoding efflux RND transporter permease subunit: protein MDHKNNEHSSDSRYLERLTFNPELRKTWLNFFVTNFRVVMLLILVITAWGIYSFASLPRESNPEVKIPIGIVSTVYPGASPSDVEEFVTKKIESKLSGLKGVKKITSNSYNSLSSVQVEFNASENLADAIRNLRDKVADAKPDLSTEAKDPIVTEISLDDTPMWAISLTGPYDGFTLRAFAEDVKDQLERIPGVREVHISGGDETEYEIAYRPDDLIFYGISADDANRAILSANVAIPAGNFESGAFIFPIRADGRMTEADEIGNIPVTHMADGGTVYVRDVANVSEKAVKKTSYSRLSIGGSDPKNAVSLSVVKRQGASVLETAAAARAVVNAAIAKSSPGITYNVSLDMAKEIEKSFDQLSHDFLITVLLVSVILFLIVGLKEAFVAGLAIPLVFFVSFGFLHVFGMTLNFLSLFSLILSLGLLVDDAIVVVSATKQYINTGKFTPEEAVLLVLNDFKWVLTTTTLATVWAFLPLLMASGIVGEYLKSIPITVSITLVSSLLIALMVNHPLAAVLERIRMTKKLFYVAEAGLVVFAGMMFYNAGMIPIVLGIIALAIEGWLIYWYEKGGREKMVENERLVEREWKDDALVRRKLAEQGAKNHDTLTSRFIHGIVNFHRFLPIYERSLKHYIFDKKRRRWVLGGVTALFIASLMLVATGIVRNEFFPQSDQDYVYIDARAAVGSTLDQTDRLIAPIEKRVQGYAEVGSYSSVVGQSSIAGGGFGGGTGASNLASITLTLKDKKDRAHTSYELADIIRKDLTDADIPGVTISVSAQTGGPPAGAAFQANIAGDDLTVLTKIINDLKPIVASIPGAVNVDSSLKDSVPEYTFKLDQTALERNYLTAASVGTTLRTAVSGVELMKVIKGEKEISLQATFDRASIPDLASIQNLEILNAQKQPVFLKDVATIELRPAVDTITRIDQKRTVVLTAAADSTTNGPALLAAFQKKTADYRLPAGYTITFGGENEQNAESFASILRAMLIAMVLIVSTLVIQFNSFRKAIIVLVPIPLALIGVFWGMAVFDVSLGLPGLIGILALFGIVVKNSIILVDKINLNLKSGIAFVDAVADAGKSRLEAIFITSICTIFGILPVTLSDEFWRALGSSVIFGLMLSSFLTLYIVPAVYLIVMRSKEGE from the coding sequence ATGGATCATAAGAATAACGAGCATTCATCCGACAGCCGATATCTCGAACGCCTGACGTTCAATCCGGAGCTCCGAAAGACGTGGCTCAACTTTTTCGTCACCAATTTCCGCGTGGTCATGCTCCTTATCCTCGTCATCACGGCGTGGGGCATATATTCGTTCGCGAGCCTGCCGCGCGAATCGAATCCCGAGGTAAAGATACCGATCGGCATCGTTTCGACGGTCTATCCGGGCGCGTCCCCGTCCGACGTCGAGGAATTCGTCACCAAGAAGATCGAGTCAAAGCTATCCGGCCTGAAGGGCGTCAAGAAAATCACGTCGAATTCCTACAATTCGCTTTCGTCGGTTCAGGTCGAGTTCAACGCATCGGAGAACCTGGCCGACGCTATTCGAAACCTTCGCGACAAGGTCGCCGATGCCAAGCCCGACCTTTCGACCGAAGCGAAGGATCCTATAGTCACCGAGATATCGCTCGACGATACGCCAATGTGGGCGATCTCCCTTACCGGACCCTATGATGGATTCACTTTGCGCGCATTCGCCGAAGACGTCAAAGACCAGCTCGAGCGCATCCCGGGCGTCAGGGAAGTGCATATATCCGGCGGCGACGAGACCGAATACGAGATCGCGTACAGGCCCGACGATCTTATCTTTTACGGCATAAGCGCCGACGACGCCAACCGCGCTATCTTGTCGGCGAACGTCGCCATTCCTGCCGGAAACTTCGAGAGCGGCGCGTTCATATTCCCGATCCGTGCCGACGGCCGCATGACCGAAGCCGACGAGATCGGTAACATTCCCGTCACCCATATGGCCGACGGGGGAACCGTCTATGTCCGAGACGTGGCCAACGTATCCGAAAAGGCCGTAAAGAAAACGTCGTATTCGAGGCTCTCTATCGGCGGCTCCGATCCGAAGAATGCGGTCAGCCTTTCCGTCGTAAAGCGCCAGGGCGCATCGGTTCTCGAGACTGCTGCGGCGGCGCGAGCAGTCGTCAATGCCGCCATCGCGAAATCGTCGCCGGGCATCACGTACAACGTGTCGCTCGACATGGCCAAAGAGATCGAGAAGAGCTTCGATCAGCTTTCGCACGACTTCCTCATAACCGTGCTCCTTGTTTCGGTCATCTTGTTCCTCATCGTCGGCCTCAAGGAAGCGTTCGTGGCAGGTCTCGCCATTCCGCTCGTATTCTTCGTGAGCTTCGGCTTTCTCCACGTGTTCGGCATGACGCTGAACTTCCTGTCGCTCTTCTCGCTCATACTTTCGCTCGGCCTTCTCGTGGACGACGCTATCGTGGTGGTGTCCGCAACCAAGCAATATATCAATACGGGCAAATTCACGCCGGAAGAGGCGGTCCTATTGGTGCTCAACGACTTCAAATGGGTGCTCACCACGACGACCCTGGCGACGGTGTGGGCATTCCTGCCGCTCCTCATGGCGTCCGGTATCGTGGGCGAATACCTTAAATCCATTCCGATCACGGTCTCGATCACGCTCGTCTCGTCGCTTCTGATCGCGCTCATGGTCAATCATCCATTAGCGGCTGTTCTCGAGCGCATTCGCATGACCAAGAAGCTCTTCTATGTCGCGGAAGCAGGCCTGGTCGTATTTGCGGGCATGATGTTCTATAACGCGGGTATGATACCGATCGTCCTCGGCATCATCGCATTGGCTATCGAAGGCTGGCTCATATATTGGTATGAGAAGGGCGGCCGCGAAAAGATGGTCGAGAATGAGAGGCTCGTCGAAAGGGAATGGAAGGACGACGCTCTGGTCAGGCGCAAGCTCGCCGAGCAGGGCGCAAAGAACCACGATACGCTCACGTCGCGTTTCATACACGGCATCGTCAATTTCCATCGCTTCCTCCCAATATACGAGCGATCGCTCAAGCACTATATCTTCGACAAGAAGCGACGCCGATGGGTTTTGGGCGGCGTGACGGCTCTGTTCATCGCTTCTCTCATGCTCGTCGCGACGGGAATCGTCCGAAACGAATTCTTTCCGCAGTCTGACCAGGACTATGTATATATAGACGCGCGCGCGGCCGTCGGCTCGACGCTCGATCAGACGGACAGGCTTATCGCCCCTATAGAGAAGCGCGTGCAGGGATATGCCGAAGTCGGAAGCTATTCGAGCGTCGTCGGCCAGTCGAGCATCGCGGGCGGGGGATTCGGCGGCGGCACGGGCGCGTCGAACCTGGCGTCCATAACGCTTACCCTCAAGGACAAGAAAGACAGGGCGCATACGTCGTACGAGCTCGCCGATATCATCCGAAAGGACCTGACCGACGCGGATATTCCGGGCGTGACCATCAGCGTGTCGGCGCAGACGGGCGGCCCTCCGGCAGGCGCGGCATTCCAGGCCAATATCGCAGGCGACGACCTGACGGTACTGACGAAGATCATCAATGATCTGAAGCCGATCGTCGCTTCGATCCCGGGCGCGGTGAATGTGGATTCGTCTCTTAAAGATTCCGTCCCAGAATATACGTTCAAGCTCGACCAGACGGCGCTCGAGCGCAATTATCTGACCGCCGCTTCCGTCGGCACGACCCTTCGCACCGCGGTTTCCGGCGTCGAATTGATGAAGGTCATAAAAGGGGAGAAAGAGATCAGCCTTCAGGCGACGTTCGACCGCGCCTCTATCCCTGACCTCGCTTCGATCCAGAATCTCGAGATATTGAATGCACAGAAGCAGCCGGTATTCCTAAAAGACGTCGCGACGATCGAATTGCGCCCGGCCGTGGACACGATCACGCGCATAGACCAGAAGCGCACGGTCGTCCTGACCGCCGCCGCCGACTCGACGACGAACGGCCCAGCGCTCCTCGCCGCATTCCAGAAAAAGACCGCCGACTACCGCTTGCCGGCAGGCTACACCATCACGTTCGGCGGCGAGAACGAGCAGAACGCCGAATCGTTCGCGTCTATACTCCGCGCTATGTTGATCGCCATGGTGCTCATCGTCTCGACGCTCGTCATCCAGTTCAATTCGTTCAGGAAGGCGATCATCGTCCTGGTGCCGATCCCTTTGGCGCTTATCGGCGTATTCTGGGGCATGGCGGTATTCGACGTGTCGCTCGGCTTGCCCGGTTTGATCGGCATTCTCGCCCTATTCGGCATCGTGGTCAAAAACTCGATCATCCTGGTGGACAAGATCAATCTGAACCTGAAGAGCGGCATCGCATTCGTCGACGCCGTCGCCGATGCGGGCAAGTCGCGACTGGAGGCCATCTTCATCACCTCCATCTGCACCATATTCGGCATATTGCCGGTGACGCTTTCCGATGAATTCTGGCGCGCGCTCGGCAGCTCGGTCATATTCGGCCTCATGCTGTCGTCGTTCCTGACGCTCTATATAGTGCCGGCGGTGTATCTCATCGTGATGAGGTCCAAAGAGGGAGAGTAG